The following are encoded together in the Brassica napus cultivar Da-Ae chromosome A9, Da-Ae, whole genome shotgun sequence genome:
- the LOC106357805 gene encoding uncharacterized protein LOC106357805 — MLRLRTLLSLKSSFSSPSAATKTILAPFHSTSVLSEKSRKHFGSDRASKGGGGGTTSESSKNSSSVRFTCTVKEKGRRTCAKKTVDKLLFHSGLNDPLQNEWNIGPNPLIRDRHTKKKSPPGRGKKPRDKKTKRWHREGNTDDDFEADATNKFENTWREAWTNQSQKSSYSYSRDSGFQWREGWSWTTQSQRSKAWNNDHCDEPLVVGSQSDRKALGLPLAGPLKLEDVKNAYRSSAKKWHPDTNQGTSKAEAQEKFKLCVEAYNSLCSALS; from the exons ATGCTAAGATTGAGAACCCTCCTCTCTCTGAAAAGCTCATTTTCATCACCTTCCGCGGCTACGAAAACCATCCTCGCTCCATTTCATTCGACCAGTGTCCTGTCTGAGAAATCGAGGAAACACTTCGGTTCC GATAGAGCTTCCaagggtggtggtggtggcacAACTTCTGAATCTTCAAAG AACTCGTCGTCCGTAAGGTTCACATGTACCGTTAAGGAGAAGGGACGTCGGACTTGTGCTAAAAAGACTGTTGACAAGCTTCTCTTCCACAGTGGACTTAACGATCCCCTTCAg AATGAGTGGAACATTGGTCCAAATCCGCTTATCCGAGATAGACATACGAAGAAAAAGTCTCCACCTGGCCGGGGGAAGAAGCCTCGTGACAAGAAAACTAAAC GGTGGCACAGAGAAGGAAACACCGACGACGATTTTGAAGCGGATGCTACTAATAAATTTGAGAACACATGGAGAGAAGCATGGACGAACCAATCTCAGAAGTCCTCGTATTCGTATTCAAGGGACTCGGGGTTTCAATGGAGAGAAGGATGGAGCTGGACTACTCAGTCTCAAAGGAGCAAAGCCTGGAACAATGATCATTGCGATGAGCCTTTGGTGGTTGGGTCTCAGTCTGATAGGAAGGCTCTTGGTCTACCTCTTGCTGGTCCCCTCAAACTAGAAGATGTTAAGAACGC ATACCGTTCATCAGCTAAGAAATGGCATCCGGATACGAACCAGGGGACTTCTAAG GCAGAGGCTCAAGAGAAGTTTAAGCTCTGTGTTGAGGCATACAACTCTCTCTGTTCTGCACTCTCTTGA
- the LOC125577789 gene encoding proline-rich receptor-like protein kinase PERK4: MASSPESAPPPSNSSSSPSPPSPSPPPPTQEGSSPPPPDSTSPPAPQAPSPPDSSNTSPPPPASQGGGGNGGGNESPPSRGSPPSPPSRGGDNGGSRTSPSGDNGGSRSNNSPSSGGGSSTSGGGSGTSGGGGINTNTAIIIGVLAGAGLLMIVLIIVCLRRRRKSKDDSFDAESMKGNQYQYYGNNNNNSNNASQNYPNWHLNSQGQNQQPSGGWGGGGPSPPPPPRMPTSGDNSSLYSGPARPVLPPPPPTLALGFNKSTFTYQELADATGGFVDSNLLGQGGFGYVHKGVLPNGKEVAVKSLKSGSGQGEREFQAEVDIISRVHHRYLVSLVGYCIADGQRMLVYEFVPNNTLEYHLHGKNLPVMDFSTRMRIALGSAKGLAYLHEDCHPRIIHRDIKSANILLDFNFDAMVADFGLAKLTSDNYTHVSTRVMGTFGYLAPEYASSGKLTEKSDVFSYGVMLLELITGKRPVDSSSTMDDTLVDWARPIMVRALEDGNFNELADVRLEGNYNPQEMARMVTCAAASIRHSGRKRPKMSQIVRALEGEVSLDVLYEGVKPGHSNIYGASGTSSDYSQTSYNADMKKFRQIALSSQDFQSSEGEGSSNSDSKEIKSPNAPK; encoded by the exons atggCTTCTTCCCCTGAATCTGCTCCCCCACCGTCAAATTCAAGCTCTTCTCCGTCTCCACCGTctccatctcctcctcctcctactcAAGAAGGCTCATCACCTCCTCCCCCTGATTCCACCTCACCACCAGCTCCACAAGCTCCTTCTCCCCCGGATTCCAGCAATACCTCTCCTCCTCCACCGGCATCACAGGGTGGTGGAGGAAATGGCGGCGGCAATGAGTCTCCACCGTCACGTGGCTCCCCTCCTTCTCCTCCATCTAGGGGTGGAGATAATGGTGGTAGTAGAACGTCACCATCTGGAGATAATGGTGGCTCTCGCTCGAATAATTCTCCCTCTAGTGGAGGTGGCAGCAGTACTAGTGGTGGAGGTAGCGGCACTAGCGGTGGAGGAGGAATTAATACGAATACGGCGATCATTATAGGTGTATTAGCTGGAGCTGGACTATTGATGATCGTGCTTATTATTGTGTGTCTTAGACGCAGAAGGAAGAGCAAAGATGATTCCTTCGACGCTGAATCCATGAAAG GAAATCAATATCAATACTatggaaacaacaacaacaacagcaacaatGCTTCACAGAATTATCCAAATTGGCACCTAAATTCACAAGGCCAAAACCAACAACCTTCTGGTGGTTGGGGAGGCGGTGGACCATCACCGCCTCCTCCTCCACGGATGCCTACAAGCGGAGATAATTCTTCCTTGTACTCAGGACCAGCACGCCCGGTTTTACCTCCTCCTCCACCTACTCTAGCCCTCGGATTCAATAAAAGCACTTTTACTTACCAAGAGCTCGCGGATGCAACAGGAGGCTTTGTAGATTCTAACCTTTTGGGACAGGGAGGATTTGGGTATGTGCACAAAGGTGTGTTGCCTAATGGGAAAGAAGTCGCGGTTAAGAGTTTAAAATCAGGTAGTGGGCAAGGAGAAAGAGAGTTTCAAGCTGAGGTTGATATCATTAGCCGTGTGCATCATCGATATCTTGTTTCTTTGGTTGGATATTGTATTGCTGATGGGCAGAGAATGTTGGTATATGAGTTTGTTCCTAACAATACTTTGGAATATCATCTTCATG GGAAGAATCTTCCAGTAATGGATTTCTCCACCAGGATGCGTATCGCCTTAGGTTCTGCGAAAGGACTCGCTTACCTTCATGAAGACT GCCATCCTCGGATCATTCACCGTGACATCAAGTCTGCAAACATTCTCTTGGACTTCAACTTTGATGCAATG GTGGCTGATTTTGGATTGGCCAAGTTAACTTCAGATAACTACACTCATGTATCTACTCGTGTGATGGGAACTTTCGG ATATCTAGCTCCAGAATATGCATCGAGCGGTAAATTAACTGAGAAGTCCGATGTTTTCTCGTACGGTGTCATGTTGTTGGAACTAATCACTGGGAAACGACCGGTCGATAGTAGCAGTACCATGGACGACACATTAGTAGACTgg GCTCGTCCTATCATGGTTCGCGCGCTAGAAGATGGAAACTTTAATGAGCTCGCAGATGTAAGGCTTGAAGGCAACTACAACCCGCAAGAAATGGCTCGAATGGTGACTTGTGCCGCTGCTAGCATTCGTCATTCTGGACGTAAACGCCCAAAGATGAGCCAG attgtAAGAGCGTTAGAAGGAGAAGTGTCACTAGATGTTTTATATGAAGGTGTAAAGCCGGGACATAGCAACATTTACGGGGCATCAGGAACAAGCTCAGATTATAGCCAGACATCTTACAATGCAGATATGAAGAAATTCAGACAGATAGCTTTGTCGAGCCAAGACTTCCAAAGCAGTGAAGGTGAAGGATCATCTAACAGTGATTCTAAAGAGATTAAAAGTCCTAATGCTCCTAAATGA